The segment attCCTTGTCCTCACAATCATCCAGAGGGTAACCAGTGTAGTAGGCTGCAGAAAGCAGAGAGCCATAGTCCTGAGATTCTTTTTATCTTACCTGGAGTTCTTGTTTCAATTGGGCTTAGACATGCTGCTCTCTTGGTGCTCCCCTGAGATGAAGCAGGTTCACCCCTGACTTCAAACTGGGGGTCTTGTAGTCGCCCtctttcttctttatccagtGTGCAAGCAAGGCTCTTTGGCTCAAAGCTGTTCCAACTTCTGTCCATTCCCTTTCCTGCAGCATCATCATGACCATCTCCTCCACCCTCCTGGCCCTGGTCTTGATGCCCCTGTGCCTGTGGATCTACAGCCGGCCTTGGATTGACACTCCCCTGGTGCAGTTACTGCCCATAGGGACGGTGATCCTGACGCTTTGCAGCACTCTCATCCCCATCGGTTTGGGCGTCTTCATCCGCCACAGATACAGCCGGGTGGCCGACTACATTGTGAAGGTAAGGTCGCTCTTGCCTGCTTTACATTCGTAGAGGGTCCCAGGTCTCTGACCCACGGCCGAAATGGGGAGAAGTTTGGAAAAGAAGGATAAGGAAGAAAAGGACTGGGCAGCCCTTCCAtggataaacttaaaaaattatgccAGGAAGATAACTTCCATCCCATCTTTTAGAACTTCAAAAATAACAGCTTTAATTAATATACCAAGGTTGATTAAAAACAGCATAAGATAACTGTCAGTACTCATAGGTGGAAACAGATCATGAGGAAAAAAGATGACAGTGCAATTAAACGGCAACATGTTTTTCACTAAGAAGTCATGTATTACTAAAAATCAAAGCAGgtgaaataaagttattttaattggatttgTGCAGTATTTTAGAAATGCATTACTATTCTTTAAAAGTGGAACTCTAGTTCTCAGAAACTCTGTAGCAGATTcctttacaatgttttattagttttctaaaaGTAAGTTTACACTAATAAGACCAAAGGTAATTCAAAAATTACATCATGGAATATAAtagaatacacaaaataaaattaggtcCTGGGTAAATAATGCAGAATATATTACCATTActaaatttgtgtttctttttccttccccattGCAATATTTCATATGAGTTCTAAAGCTAGTGAAAGGatgaaatttctattattttgtgcAATATTTccaatattgctttatttttaaaaagtaatgcttTTTGTAGCAGTAGAGATTTTGTAATAATtgattggaggaaaaaaatttaaatatttataaattaaactttcttTGAAAACTCAAAAATAGTAGTAAACAAGAGTAAACCATGAACAGGATTCTCATTTTAGGAagttaaataaagtaaataactaGTTACCATATAATGTATATGCAAATTCCTTtagaaaacagagggaaaaaggCTCACCCTAATGTTTAAATTATGTAGATTTAAGATGACATAATCCtttgtgttttacttattttatttattaaagtaatCTGATACAGAGGGACTaactttaatatgaaaaatagagGGCCCTTTTCAGTACATATATTCAAACTTGAGTAAAAAAATATGCTCTGTAATAAACATATATTCTTTGAATGTAataattgcaggtggattctttactgtctgagctgccagggacgcccaataaatatacatgtatatgtaaacataaatattttaatgttaaacaTAATATACTATAGATCATTTTGAGAGCATTAAGAACTTATTAACTTTGATCATTAAGCTACTAGTATTAATGTGATGCATTTACTATAAAACCTTAGGAATTCTAAGAGAAAGTCAATCAAATACCCTATTCccatgctaaaaataaatatatttaaataacagACAATCCAATAAGACTGTCTAACTTAGAGTTAAAGCTggacctatttcttttttttttttttttccatttatttttattagttggaggctaattactttacatcattacagtagtttttgttatacattgaaatgaattagccatggatttacacgtattcaccatcccagtcccccctcccacctccctctccacccgatccctctgggtcttcccagtgcaccaggccctagcacttgaaAAGCTGGACCTATTTCTTAACTAGCACACTCATAGATCTgcttcataatatttttatacttttgcaaACACTTTAAAATGAGTATTCAATGTCAGTGCTCATGCAAATGATTTTAAATGGTTCAAAGGAAATGATTCAGAGCCACTATTTTCACAATGAAGAATCAGATTTCTTGTCAAAGCTTTTGATGTAGACACACTTTGACACTTAATAGTTTTGATTGGTACATTTGTAGCATGAGTATCTTATATTATTTCAGTACCCTTTAGAATAGATTTTTGACCAGCCCAGATacattttgaatgattttttaaagagtatatgCCAATCTCACAGACTCCAAAGGATTATCTTCCCACATATCTATGAAACCAGAAGCAACACTTAAATGGCTCTGGAACTGTCCTCTTCCTCACAAACACCCACCCAACCCTCCGCCccattgaaaaaaaacaaactgccaACCTGAAGAATGAGAAGAATTTCTAGGTTTCCATCTTACTATTTACGAGCCTGTCTTACTTGCATGAGTGACATAAATCAGTCAGACATCAAGATGACACACAGTTTTTAGTCAATTGTTTTGTACCTAAAATCTTTctgttatatataataattcCTAAGCATCATTAGAGACAGGTGGGAGGTttctcatcaacagatgaaaaggAGGGAGTTCCAGAATTACAAAGAATTCCTCACATCTTATGTTTacgttttttcttttctctaacctAATCTGAGTTGGTATTGTTGGGTATTACTAACAGTTCTCTGAGATATAAAGTATTTTGAAAGTCAAAAATATTGGACACTCAGTTGCATAAATTAATAGCCTTTTATCTTCTGTGTAAAACCAGAACTAATTTATTAAGGAAAACATGGAGTCCTGTTCAGGGGAAGTAATATCCCATCTGTCTACTCCATTCATCAGACTATACCTGTTATATTGGGCTCAGTTCTAACCGCCCcatttttaaaaggcacattGACAAATTAATGTTCAGAACAGTCAGGCTTCCCAgttagtgctagtggtaaagaatctgcctgccaatgcaggagatgcaagagatgagggttcaatccctgggtcgggaggatcccttggaggaggaaatggcaacctactccagtattcccgttgggaaaatcccacggatagaggaacctggtgagctacaacacatggggctgcaaagagtcagacaggactgagcactcAGAACAAATGGGGACTCCAAAACAGAGTTATGGGATGGAGGCTGAAAACTTGGGACAGTCTGCCCCCAGAGAAGAGTAATAACCTTCCCCTCATAACTGTTTTTAAATGCTTGTAGGCTATTTTTAGGAGGAGCAGCCTGTCTGGTCTGTGTTGCTCCTGAGTTCTTGTCCAAGACAGTGGCTGGCAGCTATCACAGGTACATTGTCATTACACATAAGGACAGGTCGCCAACAGAGCTACCTGACATGGCCTGGATGCCTCCTGAGGTGGTCTACCCATTCTCAAAAATAGTGTCAAAAACTTTCATGGCGAAGATCTTCATTCTGTGTAGGAGATCAGACTAGATGGCTCTCCTCTTCCAAGAGTCCAGGGTCCCCTTGTTTGAATTCCTCCGTAACTATCTTATTGTTGTCTTCAGGGCATACCAGGCTGGCATTGcacaatcttagttcccccaccagggactgagcccatgccccttgctttgggagtgcagagtcttcactggactgccagggaagttccaaaaacTATTTTTGAtggcttctctgttttcttttactaGATTTCCCTATGGTCTCTGCTAATGACGCTGGTGGTCCTTTTCATATTGACCGGCACTATGTTAGGACCTGAACTGTTGGCCAGTATTCCAGCAGCTGTTTATGTGGTAGCGATTTTTATGCCTTTGGCAGGCTATGCCTCCGGCTATGGCTTAGCTACTGTCTTCCATCTTCCTCCCAACTGCAAGAGGACGGTGAGCCTGGAAACAGGGAGCCAGAATGTGCAGCTCTGTACCGCCATCCTGAAACTGGCATTTCCACCACAAAACATAGGAAGTATGTACATGTTTCCCTTGCTTTATGCCCTTTTCCAGTCTGCAGAAGCagggatttttgttttaatatataaaatgtatggaAGTGGAGTACTGCACAAGCAAGATCCTCTAGATGAAGATGAAGATACAGATATTTCTtataagaaactgaaagaagaggaaatggcagacaCGTCCTATGGCACAGTGAAAGCAGATAATTTAATTATGATGGAAACCACTCAGACTTCACTCTAAATATGGAAATACACAGGAGAGTTTATCTTGCTGAAATACTACTTCATATTTATGGTCTGTCGTAGTGTCTATGGTTTACATAAAGAACAACAACTGGTTCACATCATTATACATGTAACAATTTTGATGTACCCACCATAAGGTTGCATTGGTGTATTAACCAAGCATTTACATAAATGACAAATCAGTGTTGTAATTTGCACCTGGGACTGCTAGGTTGATGGCCTGAACAAGTGTGCTTTTTGGTTTTCACCATTACCAATTTCTATGACTGTTTCAAATATGTTAAACAGGGTCTTGGAAATGTAGAATTTTATGCACTATCTTATATGAGTAAAGACATGCTATATTTGTAAAGCATAATTGAGTTGAATGTAATTATTGTTAAAACAAAGTGTGCTTGCTCAGTTTATAAATACTTGACACTGTTAAAATTTGACCTGTATTCAGAGAAATCCCCAAACAGGTCaattaaacaatgaaatataatatCTCATTGTCCAACCTGTTTCAAATCAGGGAAAAGTTACATTAATGTATTTGATTATTTGATCTGATATCTATTTGTAATGAACAGCCAACATCTTTCTCATTAACAAGGCATTTGCTTTTCAACTGGGGACTGGTTTCATCTTCAGCGTTTATGTAAACACAGCCTAAATCAGTTTTCCTTTGCAAAGTTTATTTGGTCAGAAAAATCCGTGGAACGATTATCCTCCCCAGAAAATAGCAATCCTTGGTGGTACTCAACAGCACCTCCTGGTCACCATTTGAGGTTGGCGGGGGACGCAGGAggcggggcggcggggagggAGTAAATTCTCCAAGGGAGAAAACAATTAGCCTAGATACGAAGCCCTAGAGCGCTTTCCCTATGCACTTACTGAAAGGGTTCAATGCGTAGATTTCTCAGAGCAACTCTGAGATGATTAAATAACGTATAATGTGAGATCGTAGGTTATCAGACCCCAAACCTTCGCATTTTTGCTCGCTAGCCAGAGGCACCCAGCCTAGCCTCAGCTTCGGAGGCGGCAGACAATAACCGAGGAATGGCGACCACCTGGTTAATCCCGGGGATGGTTCTGCGGGTATCCTCTTCACCTGGGGCAAGGTCACTTCCAGGTCAGTTTTGCGTCGCAAAGCAAGTTTTCTTTGCAGATCATTTTAGGTATATTCGCGCCGACCTCCGGGTGTGGAATATTCCCACACCACGGTCGGGGAGGGAACCCTTCGGCGGGGAAGCGAGGACCCCAgcgggtggggaggtgggggtggggcgctgACCCAGCGCAGCGCTGCCCGCGGGGGTGGGGCCCGCGCCCGGCCGCCCCGGGAGGTCATCTATTTAGGGCGCCGGGGCCGGCCTGCAGGCGGCAGGGGAACGCTGATGGCTGCCCTGGGGGACATCGTCCTGGATGGTTACCTGTACCCGGCGTGCGCCCTCTATTCGTACCGGTGCCTCTACCCGGCCGCCGCCGCCAAGGGAAAAAGCGGGGCGGACGAGGGTGGCTCGCGACCCCGGGGCGGGGGCTACCCTCCCGTTTCCTCCTCCTCCGACGGCGCGGCCTCGTCGTCGTTCCCGGGCCAGCGGCAGCTGGCGGCCGCCGACTACGTCCACAGCTACCACCGCGCGCAGCTCATGGCCCTGCTGTCGCAGGTGGGCCCCCGCCGGGCCAGCACTCGGGACGCGGCGGTGCAGATGAACCCGTGCCGCGACGTGTCGGTGCAGTGCTCGCTGGGACGGCGGACGCTGGGGCGCAGGGCCCGCGAGTCCGGCCCGAGTCCGGATCCCGAGGGCGCGGTGGTCGCGGGCGGCAGCTGCCCGGCCTCCCCGCAGCGCGCCCGCCGGGGCCCGGAGCAGGACAGCCCGCCGAGCCGCGCCCCGCGGCCCGTGCGTTTCCTGCGCACCCTGGCTGTGTACTCGCCCGTGACCTCCCGCTGCCTAGCCACCCTTCTGGAAGGGGCCGAGGCCGCGGCGGGCGAGCAGAGGCCCGGGAAGCCGGAGACTGAGCGAGGGCCGCCACCTGCGAGGCCCCGAGGCCCCGAGGAGGGAGACGGGTTGGCGAGGAAGGTGTCCCAGCGGCCGCAGCCTGAGGAGGACGAGGCCCAGGCCGCAGTACCGGCGAGCCGCGAGCAACCCCCGCCGGTGGCCAGGGTCCCGGACGCCGCTGGCGAGAGGTCGTCGTCCCGCAGCCCTCAGCCGGGCAAGGAGCGCCTGCGCTTCCAGGTGAGACCCGAGTCGGCCCGGGAACTGGCAGGGGATCCCCGCGAGTTATGTTGGCTCCCATCCGCGTCCGGGTGCCCGCCCTCGGCTGCTCTCGACACGCGCCGGCGCGCTTCGGTGCCTTTCGGTGGCTGCTGAAGTCTATCTCCGTCAGCATCAAATCTAGTATAGTGGGCTTGTTGCTATTATCGTTGAACTCCAACTACACAGGGGTGGCGGTAGAAAAGCTCTTAACGTTCTTATTCCGAGAGTATTTGCTGACTGCCAGAGTGTAGTCAGCTGTCTACAGCAAATAAATCGTATGTACACTGGATGATCCACGATGGGCCTCAGAACATGAGAAGGTGAACTTATTGGCCAGGAGAGTCGATTCCCGTGGATCCCACTCTGTTTTGAATTCATTGTGTTAGAAACCATAACCATTGACGACTGGGGTCCTGGTCAGGATTTTACCTTGCACTTAAGACGCACCCCTATTCGGAAATCTGGCGGTACTGCCGGGCACTGCTCCGCGAGAGCAGCAGGCTTGGAGGGCCATGTCGTAGTTGCCTGAATGCTAAAGAGCTGGAGCGCACTGGGGGGTTGTAACCCAGCCGAGGAGAAAGACTTGAGAAGTAGTAAGAGGCCGGGAGGAGTCCTTCTGATGTCTCCTCCAGGCCCTCAGGGCTATTTAGTGGGGGTCCGGGAAGCAAAGAGAGTGAAACAGATTTGTGCACAAGCTGTGACCTCTCCGAACTGTGTTCATACTCAAACGTTTAACCTTCCTGGACTTCAGCTTGCTCACCTGTGAAAATGCTGAGTCTTCCAAAGCTCTTTCCAATCCTAAAGACCTAACTTTGAAAAACTTGTTTGTAACTTGTTTCTTACTGAGAATAACTTAAAGAATAAGATAATACTACTTTTGTTCATATTGTGTATGAATTAATGGCTTATCCATATTTTCAATTCTCAGCACCACTGTTTGGTAGAAACTTAATTAACAATATAAAGAGCTTTTTTCAAGGTGTTCACCCAAGATTATTTTAGGGTGGAATCTTATTTCTTCGTTTGACTACTTCATTTGCGTGTGTGCTAAGATCAGACctattttacagaaagaaaaactctCCCTCTAGAATCCCGAGATTCAGGAACCCTGTATGTTTGGCTTTCCCCTTGCCTGTCTGCAGGAAAACACCTGCTTAGTAAACTGCTATTTGAACCAAGTAAATGTGGAACACAAACTTCTGTGGGCCCATGCTTTTCTATTCAATACTTGATTAAGCTATTAGCTTTGCTAATTGTTACCTTGTGGAGACCAGCTTGAACCTGATTCTGCTTTCCTCCATGGTCTGAGGCAGAGTGCCAGTTTTGAGTATCAGATCCTTTCCAGGCTGCTTGCAATGAAGGCTGGTTCAGATGGCAAGTTGGTTAAACTCTGCTATTGTCTCGCTCAGTTCTTAGAGCAGAAGTATGGCTACTATCACTGCAAGGACTGCAATATCCGCTGGGAAAGTGCCTATGTGTGGTGTGTACAAGGCACTAACAAGGTAAGCAATGCCCTGTCACCAGCGGCATCCTGACAAAAGATTCAGGAGAGTTTGGACTCtaagtttttccttttcccttcaggTTTACTACAAGCAGTTTTGCCGAACATGCCAGAAGTCTTATAACCCTTACCGAGTGGAGGATATCACCTGCCAAGTAAATTGAACGTTTACATTTTATGCGTGAACTAGATAGTGATGAGAAGGTTCAGGAGGAGTTTCTTGAAAATATTCCTGAGAGAGCCTAGATTCCCAGTGGCCTGAGGTTTTGATTCCTTTCTGGAAGGAGTTGTAGAAATAATACTCAACTGCGAAGCCAGGTCTCGGTGTTAGTTCCCTCCTGTTCTTGTAAACCTTGGTTGTGTGAACATTTCTGGAGACTGTTGTCTCATTTGCAATGTGGAAGAATGTTTGCTTTACCTGACACTCAGTCCAGTTCAGGAGAGAGTCAACTTAAATAACAGAATAGCTTTTAACATGAGGTAATAAAGGCTGACAATTTTATGCAAATACATTTCATGAAACACATACCCAAGTTATAAGTATTTAGTAAAAATAcgagtttttcaaaattttctgttttgccttAGTTCAGAAAggaatttgttttaaagtaaacttATCAGGTTAAGTGGGAACAGGTTGCTTGTTACTATTAACTGAGCACTGCCTTGTGATAATGGGCTGTGATaatcaaagaggaaagaaggaactaAATTTGGTGGTTACCACACGGCTAGTGGACCTTGACTTGCCAGTTGAGACAGCCTAATCGATGCCCTTGACTCAGAGGAGAACAAGTTCTGAAGCAGAGGAATCTGACAAGGAAATAGAATTTACTGTAACAGCGCTGCTCTTGGCCAGCGGCTGCTGCTCTGCCTGCTGCCTCAGCCTGAGGCcctgggcagcagggagggggcCAAGGTCAGCCGCTGGTGCCAGGCCTGCTACTAGCTCCTGGCCTCACACCTTCACTTTTGTAGTCAGACTCCTCTCTCCTACCTGGTAGCTCTCCACCCTGGCTTCAAGGGTAGGAAGAGATTTCCTCTTAAACTTCTTCAAAAGAAGCTTCACAATTCAGAATCGAATCCTATGCAAAATGGGAGCAGGAGTGCATGATGGAGGCGCTCCTACTCCCGTTCCTGTCCTTGCAGACAGAACAAGGTCAGCACAGAACCTTAGTGCGCATTCAGGTAGTATTTGAATGGACTAGAGAAACAATTTTGAAGTTCCAGGACATCACCAAGGGGTTTATCTTCTGTATGCATGtctcactttgatttttttcagaattgtAAACAGACTAGATGCTCCTGCCCAGTGAAACTTCGCCACGTGGACCCCAAAAGGCCCCACCGTCAAGATTTGTGTGGGAGATGCAAAGGCAAACGCCTATCCTGTGACAGTACTTTCAGTttcaaatatatcatttaaatGAATGTGGGGggggggaattaaaaaaaaaccccgtGGTCCTGCTGAACCTCTGCTCTGCTGAACCTGTGAGCTGAGCTCTTGTTCCCCCatgtccctcctcctcttctgccgCTTCCTCGAAATACTTCGTGAAAGGCTGTTACTtgataaaactgtaaaataaaagcaTTGCAAAACAGTTGATACACTGCGTAAAATCCACTGGAGAGCCTGTCCTAACAGTCTATGCTTGCTACTTTAGTATTTGTCTATTGCTTATGGAGCAGCCAGGCTCTGAGCTAGGCTAGTCACTACTTGACAGTATGAAGGGACTCACTGATGGGATGTTTATTGCTTTTGTAGGTCTGATGCCTTTAAGAAGTTAATTGAGCAAAAAAGCCATCTATTAAAATGAGCATTCTTCTGCAGGAGGTGAAGGCAGAGCCAGGCCTTGATGTTTGAGGGGACAGGGGTGATGGGTAACCCAGAGTCAGAACCGGGAGTGCATGGCCTCCAGATCATCTCAGTGCAGTAGGTGGTGAGGGACAAAGGCTGGGAGAACTTGACTTGCTGACGACAACACAAGATACGGAACAGATGTAGAATGGAACGGGTCGGGGGAGCTGAGGGCAGTTTTTAGATGTTAAATAACTTCAAATGAACTTTAGCTGGTAATGGAACATTAAAAAAGGTCTCCTAAATGTATTTAAAGATGAAGTAAGAGGCAGCTTTAGCCTTTGTCATTGTGGACTTGTAGTTCTGTAGGTGGAAAGTTTTTGGCACCATTTAACATAGGGCTCCTCATCCTAACTGTGCCTAATAGCTTTCTACCAGATTACCAAGAAAACACAGAGCCTGGGGCATTGGTGGGGGCGGGGTATGACAGGAGGGATTCTAATGAAGTCAGAGTTGAGAGCTGTTGGTTTCCTGGTTACAGAAACAGCATAATTGGAACCAGGTGCTAATTATGCCTTCCAAATTTCTAACCATCCCACTTTAGTTAACCCTTACTACCTTAGAGCAGCCATGTATATAGTAAGTCTCTTAAGGTCGTATGCTTGTACGGAGACAAATATGGGGagtaaaagaaactaaaatgaatTTGAAGTCTCTGGAACCTCTTATAGTGGGGGGGAAGGCCTCTAACCCCATGGCCTGGTGTttgtaaaaatgcagattcttaggCCTCTGTTCCTACTGAAGCACTATCTGGAGATGAAGTGTTTAATAAGCACCCCAGATGTTGCTTATGTAACTGAAGTGTGAAAACAATTGAGTCAGGCCTGAAGTTACCATGGAGAAGCATGGCTGTGGCCTCTGCCCTGATAAAGCTTCCAGTGAGGTGGGCATATGCCCATTAATTTCTGCAGAGAACCTCTGCTATGCAGAAGTAAGAGCCACTTAGCACCTGGCAGAAAACGAAAGGGATCTGActtgggagggaagagaaggcttGCTTGAAAAAATGACACTGTACCTGAGCTAAAGTTTGGATGAGCTGAATTCCgcgaagagggaaagaaagaacttTTCTAGACTAAGCtaacatgtgcaaaggcccagtgGTAGAGAAAGCCAGGAGGCCACAGTGGCAGAATACACTGGAGGACAGGGGTGGGTGTGATGGCTGGCATCACTGGTAAGCCCAGGCTGGAGCAACTGGTCCTCACGTGTCATCAGTGAGGATCCACTGAAAGGCTTTAAAGCTGTGGTGGAGCCTTAGTGACAGACTgacctttaaaacaaaataatcactCTGGCAATACCATGTATGCTCGTAAACCCATAACGAGTCTTGCAAAGATCAAATGGCAGTGGGGCCAAAGAGAAATGCAGGACGAGGATAGTAAGGTGTGGGTGAAGGTGATGAATTTTGTTAATGCTGTTAACTTATCATGAGGTCACCGGTAGGTGGTAGGTGCAGGGATAGACCAATCTGACTTACACGGCACACGAGAGGTGTGTTTATTCTAAGCATCTGATGAACAAATGAGGGACAATAGAAATGAGCCCTACAGTGAGCCCTAGAACAAATTCAATGGTTATTAATACGGCTATTAATCATTCTTTAGGCTTAACATTGCCATTAA is part of the Odocoileus virginianus isolate 20LAN1187 ecotype Illinois chromosome 29, Ovbor_1.2, whole genome shotgun sequence genome and harbors:
- the SLC10A4 gene encoding sodium/bile acid cotransporter 4, translating into MDSTGNATLLFGPGNATLLFGPDNATLLFGPSTLPPDNYTLSPTASSLSPGPDAPLAPASSAGPGPVLSVAPGPGVSFSPGPTPTPAPTAGSFAGGAAGPSPPLFARPEAAHEPPFWDTPLNHGLNVLVGAALCITMLGLGCTVDGNHFAAHVRRPVGALLAALCQFGFLPLLAFLLALVFSLDGAAAVAVLLCGCCPGGNLSNLMSLLVDGDMNLSIIMTISSTLLALVLMPLCLWIYSRPWIDTPLVQLLPIGTVILTLCSTLIPIGLGVFIRHRYSRVADYIVKISLWSLLMTLVVLFILTGTMLGPELLASIPAAVYVVAIFMPLAGYASGYGLATVFHLPPNCKRTVSLETGSQNVQLCTAILKLAFPPQNIGSMYMFPLLYALFQSAEAGIFVLIYKMYGSGVLHKQDPLDEDEDTDISYKKLKEEEMADTSYGTVKADNLIMMETTQTSL
- the ZAR1 gene encoding zygote arrest protein 1 isoform X2 encodes the protein MAALGDIVLDGYLYPACALYSYRCLYPAAAAKGKSGADEGGSRPRGGGYPPVSSSSDGAASSSFPGQRQLAAADYVHSYHRAQLMALLSQVGPRRASTRDAAVQMNPCRDVSVQCSLGRRTLGRRARESGPSPDPEGAVVAGGSCPASPQRARRGPEQDSPPSRAPRPVRFLRTLAVYSPVTSRCLATLLEGAEAAAGEQRPGKPETERGPPPARPRGPEEGDGLARKVSQRPQPEEDEAQAAVPASREQPPPVARVPDAAGERSSSRSPQPGKERLRFQFLEQKYGYYHCKDCNIRWESAYVWCVQGTNKVYYKQFCRTCQKSYNPYRVEDITCQNCKQTRCSCPVKLRHVDPKRPHRQDLCGRCKGKRLSCDNYAGG
- the ZAR1 gene encoding zygote arrest protein 1 isoform X1; translation: MAALGDIVLDGYLYPACALYSYRCLYPAAAAKGKSGADEGGSRPRGGGYPPVSSSSDGAASSSFPGQRQLAAADYVHSYHRAQLMALLSQVGPRRASTRDAAVQMNPCRDVSVQCSLGRRTLGRRARESGPSPDPEGAVVAGGSCPASPQRARRGPEQDSPPSRAPRPVRFLRTLAVYSPVTSRCLATLLEGAEAAAGEQRPGKPETERGPPPARPRGPEEGDGLARKVSQRPQPEEDEAQAAVPASREQPPPVARVPDAAGERSSSRSPQPGKERLRFQFLEQKYGYYHCKDCNIRWESAYVWCVQGTNKVYYKQFCRTCQKSYNPYRVEDITCQNCKQTRCSCPVKLRHVDPKRPHRQDLCGRCKGKRLSCDSTFSFKYII